The sequence TAAAAGGCTTCTGGAAAATTGCAGCTAGAGGTAAAAATAGGTAAGGAGGAATTTATATCTATGAATTTGCAGAGTTTCGTTGACAATTTTTCTGCTTTTATCAATCAATACATTGCCGAAGCCCTTTTGATATCTCTGTTGTTATTGGTAGTCAGCTTTTTAGTTCTCCTTATTTTGATTTTAAAAATGAGAAGAGTGACCCGGATTTACCGACAGTTAATAACAGGCAGTGAAGGGGTAAATCTCGAAGGGCTGCTGGTTGAAAACATGAAGATCGTATATACGGCATTGAACAGGATTAAAGACATGGAGGAAACCTTCCGCGATTTTGAGGCCCGGCTTGATAATTGCCTGCAAAAGGTCGGGATAGTCCGTTATAATGCCTTTAAAGATGTAGGAGGGGAATTGAGCTTCGCTATTGCCCTCCTTGATTCTAACAACAACGGTCTTGTCTTAAATAGCGTATATGGGAGACAGGAAAACCGCACATATGCCAAACCCATAGTTAACGGCAGGTGCAGCTACCAGCTTTCTGTAGAAGAGAGGGAAGCTGTTGATATAGCATTAAAAAGCAGATACTAAAAAAATTTAGTAAAAAAAGGAGGATTTTAGCGGTTAAGGGCGAATAATATTAAAAAATACATAAAACATAAATAAAATACATAAATAAAACAAAATTACTGCGGGGTATGCCGGATAAATAAAAGGGGGTGATACTTTCGGTGACATCGAAAAAGCGGAAAAATCTCTTTACTGTCATGATTATCCCCCATTCGGAAAGGCCCACCCTAACCTTTAACATCTCCCTGTTTCTGGTTCAAACCCTTGGCTTCCTTGTAGTGGTCTCTATTGTATTAATGATGGTATTCAGCTATTCATACCAGCATATGCGGGTAGAACTGGCTGAGTACAGCATGAAAGCCGAAGAGTATAAGCTGTTAAGGGAGCAGGTCGATTTCTTTGCCAAGGAAACCGAAATGCTTCAGGAAAAGATGAAGGCATTGGAGAAACTCGATACCGATATAAGGGTTTTAATGAAGAACGATCCTGCCATTGAAAAATTGAACGATTCCACACAGGTGAAAATTGCCCAAGCTGTTTTAGAATCGAATTCCCCATATGCATCAAGAGGCGGCGGCTTTCAAATTACCCGCAATCCCACTACTATTAGGGAACAGATGAATGCAGATCTGGAGATGATCAAAAACGAGATGGATGCAAGGGAAGACAGTTTAACCCAATTAAGGTCAGCAGTGCAGGAGCGGCATGACCGCCTGGCGGCTACCCCATCAATCTGGCCTGTAAGGAACGCACGAATAACATCACCTTTCGGATACAGGCGCTCTCCCCTAAGCTTTAGAAGGGAATTCCACAGTGGTATAGACCTTGCAACCAACTACGGGGCACCTGTATATGCGGCAAGCGACGGGGTAGTTACTTTTTCGGGCTGGAGGAGCGGGTACGGTTGGACGGTTATAATCAGCAATGATTACGGGTTCACAACCTTATATGCCCACAATTCACAGCTCCTTGTTAAACGAGGAACTAAAGTAAGTAAAGGGGATATTATTGCTAAAGTTGGAAGTTCCGGAAGATCTACCGGTCCGCATGTTCATTATGAAGTTTGGGTTAACGGATCCCTGGTCAATCCAAAAGAATACCTGCACTAGAAAGGGGATAAATGATGTTTGGTAAAAAGGAACAAGAATCTACAAACATTAGGAATATCGATAAAGTAGATACCATAATAGGAAAAGGCACAGAAATCAAAGGGTCTGTTGAAGGAACGGGAGTGATAAGGGTAGACGGCAAAATTGAAGGAGATATTCATACCTCGGGAGATGTAATTGTAGGTGAAACCGGTAAGGTATATGCGGAT is a genomic window of Koleobacter methoxysyntrophicus containing:
- a CDS encoding DUF4446 family protein, encoding MNLQSFVDNFSAFINQYIAEALLISLLLLVVSFLVLLILILKMRRVTRIYRQLITGSEGVNLEGLLVENMKIVYTALNRIKDMEETFRDFEARLDNCLQKVGIVRYNAFKDVGGELSFAIALLDSNNNGLVLNSVYGRQENRTYAKPIVNGRCSYQLSVEEREAVDIALKSRY
- a CDS encoding M23 family metallopeptidase — protein: MTSKKRKNLFTVMIIPHSERPTLTFNISLFLVQTLGFLVVVSIVLMMVFSYSYQHMRVELAEYSMKAEEYKLLREQVDFFAKETEMLQEKMKALEKLDTDIRVLMKNDPAIEKLNDSTQVKIAQAVLESNSPYASRGGGFQITRNPTTIREQMNADLEMIKNEMDAREDSLTQLRSAVQERHDRLAATPSIWPVRNARITSPFGYRRSPLSFRREFHSGIDLATNYGAPVYAASDGVVTFSGWRSGYGWTVIISNDYGFTTLYAHNSQLLVKRGTKVSKGDIIAKVGSSGRSTGPHVHYEVWVNGSLVNPKEYLH